One genomic window of Oscillospiraceae bacterium includes the following:
- a CDS encoding TIM barrel protein: protein MKTGYHAVYAKDYIDGIDAAKANGFDFVQFDLGVPEFFLDRLTPDDLTRIREHAEEKEIDITFHSPGDNVSLFCDYPLIRQGILDQFKRLLEKADMLNARHMTFHTGDYPRFRKAGERSDESHTVYYEAVLYENLKMLIEAAGDVLVCVENTGLNAVSRSAVRKLINDTGKLFLTLDTAKMYKNGTLIQDDYLFFEKHELFLREMHIHDINQNGSHEFVGSGTVDFPLFKQFVNENVWVNFEIRPVEAAKISKSKLFELWGI from the coding sequence ATGAAAACCGGATATCATGCGGTATATGCAAAGGATTACATTGACGGCATCGACGCGGCGAAGGCGAACGGATTCGATTTTGTGCAGTTCGATTTGGGCGTTCCCGAATTTTTTCTCGACCGGCTCACGCCGGACGACCTCACGCGCATCCGCGAACACGCCGAGGAAAAGGAAATCGACATCACGTTTCATTCCCCCGGCGACAACGTCAGTTTGTTCTGCGACTACCCGCTGATCCGCCAGGGGATTTTGGACCAGTTCAAGCGGCTTCTCGAAAAAGCGGACATGCTGAATGCGCGGCATATGACCTTTCACACCGGCGATTATCCGCGTTTTCGCAAGGCCGGCGAGCGCTCCGACGAGTCCCATACCGTCTATTACGAGGCGGTGTTATATGAAAATCTGAAAATGCTGATTGAGGCCGCCGGAGACGTTTTGGTCTGTGTGGAAAACACCGGCCTGAACGCGGTCTCGCGCAGCGCCGTCCGAAAACTGATCAACGACACCGGAAAGCTGTTTTTGACGCTGGACACCGCGAAGATGTATAAAAACGGCACGCTGATTCAAGATGATTATCTGTTTTTTGAAAAACATGAGCTGTTTTTACGTGAGATGCATATCCACGATATCAATCAAAACGGCTCACACGAATTTGTCGGCAGCGGCACGGTCGATTTCCCGCTGTTTAAACAGTTTGTGAACGAAAACGTCTGGGTCAACTTTGAAATCCGACCGGTCGAAGCGGCCAAAATTTCAAAAAGTAAATTGTTTGAGCTTTGGGGAATTTAA